Genomic DNA from Candidatus Bathyarchaeota archaeon:
GTAGTTGTAGAACCAGGCGACTACCTCTACCAGAATGTTAAACCAGAAGATGCGAAAGAGATTGTTAGGAGCCACATAGTAGAGGGAAAGCCTGTCGAGCGGCTACTCTACAAGAATGAGGCCTTCTTCAGGAAGCAGGTTAAAATCGTGATGAGAAACGCTGGCAAGATTGATCCATTCAGGATTGAGGATTACCTGGCTGTTGGAGGATACTTCGCACTGATAAAATGCCTGGAGAAGATGACGCCGAAGGACGTCATTGACGAAGTTTCCGCGAGCGGTCTTAGAGGAAGAGGCGGGGCTGGTTTCCCAACAGGCCAGAAATGGAGTTTTGTAGCAAGGGCCACTGGCAGACCTAAATATGTCGTCGCAAACCTGGATGAGGGGGATCCCGGCGTCTTCGCGAATAGAACACTTGCCGAAGCGGATCCACATTCAATACTGGAGGGTATGCTGATAGCTGCCTACGCAGTAGGCGCTGAGCAAGGCTACATATACGTCAGAGCGGAATACCCCCTTGCAATCCAGACCCTTAGAAAGGCGATTGACCAGGCGAGGTCCTTCGGCCTCCTTGGACAAAATATTCTGGAATTAAACCTGAACTTCGATATTGAACTGAGACTGGGAGCAGGGGCCTTCGTGGCAGGAGAGGAGACGGCGATATTGGCCTCAATTGAGGGTAGAAGGGCCATGCCCACCCCGAGGCCTCCATACCCTGCTACCTCAGGCCTATGGAAGAAGCCAACACTCATCCAGAATGTAGAGACATTGGCGAATATCCCAGTTATCATCATGAATGGGGGGGCATGGTTCGCAAAGATCGGCTCACCTGGCTGCAGCGGCACAAAATGCTTCTCTCTAACCGGGAAAGTTAACAATCCTGGGCTGATCGAGGTTCCTATGGGAATCACATTAGGCGAGGTAATTTTCGAGATCGGCGGCGGCGTCCCAGAAGGAAGGAGATTTAAGGCCGTTCAAGTTGGTGGGCCCTCAGGAGGATGCCTTCCTGAGGAGATGCTCTCGCTGCCGATCGACTATGAATCTCTAACCAAGGCTGGGGCCATAATGGGCTCAGGCGGCATTGTAGTGATGGACGATGAAACCTGCATGGTTGACACCGCAAAATTCTTCACAGAATTCTGTGTAGACGAGTCATGTGGAAAATGTGTGCCATGCAGGGTCGGACTATTCAAGGTGAAATCAATTTTCGATAAGATAATGAATAAAGAGGCGGAGATGAGAGACCTTCAGACTCTCGAGGAGCTCTGCAACATGATAAAGGAAGCAAGCTTATGTGGACTCGGCCAAACGGCGCCCAATCCCGTACTAACAACGCTTCGATACTTCAGAGACGAGTATGCCGCGCACATCGTTGAGAAGAAGTGCCCCTCAGGAAGATGCTTCAAAGAATAATATTATGGAAGGTTAAGGAGAATGAGTGAAGTAACCATTAAACTCAAGATTGACGGAAAGGAGGTCACTGCGCTAAACGGTGAAACGATTCTCGAAGCTGCCAAGAAGTCTGGGATAGAGATACCGACGCTATGCCATCTTGAGGGTCTCTCAGCCTTCGGGGGATGCCGCCTCTGCATCGTCGAGATTAAAGGGTCGACTAAACTCTTCGCTGCATGCACAACCCCAGTCGCACCTGGAATGGAGGTCATAACAGAATCGCCTAAGCTAAGAGAGTACAGGAAGATGATCGTTGAACTCTTGCTTTCAGAGAGCGCACATGCATGCGCAGTCTGCGTCGCTAATGGGAACTGTGAGCTGCAGGAATTAGCCCAAAAACTCGGCGTGGATCATCTCAGATTTAACAGGCGCTGGACCGGGTACAGAGTAGATTCATCACATAGCCGATTACTTCTGGATCCGAACAGATGCATACTTTGTACAAGATGTATAAGGGTCTGCGACGAAATTGAGGGTGTTCACGCCTTAGATTTGAAGATGAGGGGGAAAGACTCGCAGGTAATTGTTGATCTAGACGACCCATGGGGCTCCTCAGAGTCCTGCACCTCATGCGCAAAATGCGCTAAGGTCTGCCCAGTAGGCGCGATATACATCAAAGGTGAACCAGTCTCCACGACAAGGGCAAAGAACATTCCATCCTTTATTCTAGAGAGGAGGAAACGTTAGCATGGGGGAGAAAAGGAAGGTCAAGCTCGCAACCGCCTGGTTATCTGGCTGTTCAGGTTGCCACATGTCTT
This window encodes:
- the hoxU gene encoding bidirectional hydrogenase complex protein HoxU; the protein is MSEVTIKLKIDGKEVTALNGETILEAAKKSGIEIPTLCHLEGLSAFGGCRLCIVEIKGSTKLFAACTTPVAPGMEVITESPKLREYRKMIVELLLSESAHACAVCVANGNCELQELAQKLGVDHLRFNRRWTGYRVDSSHSRLLLDPNRCILCTRCIRVCDEIEGVHALDLKMRGKDSQVIVDLDDPWGSSESCTSCAKCAKVCPVGAIYIKGEPVSTTRAKNIPSFILERRKR
- a CDS encoding SLBB domain-containing protein is translated as MKVAELLKIAEEEHRKRESIRYRINVCCSTGCLPLGATKVLKAFEDALKEFGVDDICRTCRTGCVGTCYVGPAVVVEPGDYLYQNVKPEDAKEIVRSHIVEGKPVERLLYKNEAFFRKQVKIVMRNAGKIDPFRIEDYLAVGGYFALIKCLEKMTPKDVIDEVSASGLRGRGGAGFPTGQKWSFVARATGRPKYVVANLDEGDPGVFANRTLAEADPHSILEGMLIAAYAVGAEQGYIYVRAEYPLAIQTLRKAIDQARSFGLLGQNILELNLNFDIELRLGAGAFVAGEETAILASIEGRRAMPTPRPPYPATSGLWKKPTLIQNVETLANIPVIIMNGGAWFAKIGSPGCSGTKCFSLTGKVNNPGLIEVPMGITLGEVIFEIGGGVPEGRRFKAVQVGGPSGGCLPEEMLSLPIDYESLTKAGAIMGSGGIVVMDDETCMVDTAKFFTEFCVDESCGKCVPCRVGLFKVKSIFDKIMNKEAEMRDLQTLEELCNMIKEASLCGLGQTAPNPVLTTLRYFRDEYAAHIVEKKCPSGRCFKE